GTTAGAGGTTGACCTGAGGCTGCATTTGGCTCAGCTGTGCCACCACTCAAGTAATCCTCTCATCAcaggagttttttttccctaatgctccagcccagagctgtgcttggcACAGCAGACCCTGTGAGCTGAATTCCAGACTGTGCCATCCTCCTTGGATACAGCAGCACCCAGTGAGGAGCAAGGAAAGATggtttgttaattttctttttactacATAATCTATAAATGAACAGTGCTGTGCACCTAAGATTGCATTTGTTCCAAAGGCAGCCAAAATGAGACACCTTTTATGCCGCAGGTAAGAAAATTCCTGGTCAGGCACAATTCAATTCAACCTTGACACAGATACATCAGATGCTAATCTATGGTGAAAAACCTTTGAATAATGTGTGTTTTCTTACACAACCTGGCAGATGGGGATCCAAAGTCAGTGATAAAGTTCAAGTGGATGCAAATTTCACACCAGCTGTCAAGTTAAGAAATGAACAGAGTGAAAGACGCCTGTGGTTTTGAATCCTGCAGTGAAACATTAAGcttgcaaaagaaataattatttgctGAAACTTGCACTGGGAAGCATTCAATATGTAAAACTCTTGCTCAGTGCTTTGTAGAACAGTACACAGCAATTGCCAAAACAATTTCGTTTATAACTACAATATATTGAAAATCAAACCTCCCCCAGAGGTGATTCTGGGTGAAATAAGTTGCTGTGCTGAACAAAACTGCACCAAGAGCCTGGGTGACTCCATGGGAAGTTCTCAGCTCCAGAGCAAGTATTTCTCCTGACTGCAACTCAGTGTAATTTGATGCAGCTGCCAACCCAGAGgttaaaaacttttaaattcaAACAGAAAGCAGGGCCTAATCTCTTCCCCAAAGAGACACACCCACAACGAGCTGCTTTTGCACAGTTTAATAAAGGCATCTCCTCACAGACATCATTTACCTCACAGGTTAAAAACAaggatttttaaatacagttctCTGGCTGATCCCTAATGAGCTCCCACAAACAGaccaagggagcagcaggaccctCCAAGCAGAGACACAATTACCACCAGGCCATCCCTGATAACAGTCTTCACATTTGCATAgataaacatttaaataaatgaatccAAAAGTATTACAAACAAGGTAAGTTACAAACAAAACTGAGGCTTTCCAAATACTTGATTTGTAAAGCAAtcctttttttgggggaaaaaatggaatcACAGGCTTATTTCAGCAGTTTTACACTATCCCACACTTCAGAGCTTGGGACTGTTCCATTTGTGATCGACCCTGAGAGTTCAGTTCTGTTCAGTCCTCCCGAAGGTAAGGGTCATCATCTGCATTTCCTAAACCAACCTGTGGCAACGAGGAGTCCTCTCCTCGGGCTTTTATGAGCTCGTCTGTCTGAGCTTCAGCTAATTTGGTCTCTGCTTTCTGGGACAGCAGCCGCACCTCCTGCACCTGGGACTTCACCACCTGGATGTGGCTGCGGGCTGTCACCGAGGCCTGGTCTGCACCTGGAGGGGAGGATTGACACTCTGGGTTACAGGAGCACTGGCCAACCCTTCAGCTAAGGAAATGCATGGGATTATCATCTGCTTTGCTGTGTTGTGATGGCTCTTGGGCTGTATTAATGCATTTACTGTTTACCTCAAGCCTTATGTCTGCTTTGAGATGTCGCTGCTGCCTTGAATTCTCCCATCCCAGTGGGATACAGCTGGAGTTGGACAGGAGTGATCACCTTGTGCCAGTGGGTTTGAGAGCTAAGCCCAGCCCAGTCCTTGTGTGCTAGAACCTTTCAGTCCTCGTCCCATCCTGGCACCTACAGCAGTGGGAATACCTGTGGCAGTCCTGAATTCCCACCATTCTCCTCCCATGCTCCCAAAGATTTCTGGGTCTTCTCCAGGCACTTGCAGAATTAGGGTGTCTCTGCATATTCACtgctttccctcccttctccactCCAGTAACTTTGCCCATTTACTACAAACCAGTCCATAACTCAGACTCAGAGCTCTCAAATCTCTCCAGGGAGAAAAAACTAAAATTagtatattttccttttttaatataaCTAAATCCAGCTGGAAAGTCCTCCTGGATTCATAGGCAGTCTTGATTCTGTGGCTCCCAGCACCGTGTCTGAgccttgcatttaaaaataactgaactCTTCCCTCAGACATTTTTGGCCATGGTTAGTCTTACCCTGAACCACATGTGAAGTTTCCAGGCCTAGTTCTCAGAACACACCTACAGACAGACTCACAGCCAAAACCAGAATGTACATGCTCAACACCTCTAAGAACCAGGCACCAGCTGTCAGTTGTGGTGTTAACTGAATGTGCACTGTGTGTCTGAACTGTgctgagggagggagaaggggcagAGGCTCGGTGCTGCTCACCTGACTGATAGGCAGCCTCTGCCGCCATCTCCGACAGCCGCAGCGCCGTCATCCAGCTGGATTCCAGCCTGAGGTACTCCTGCTGCTTGGTGGTCATCTAGGAGCAGGAGAAAGAACCAACAAGGTGTAACACACCCAAGAGCTCTCCTGAGCTGTggagagcagtgctggagaggCAGATGGCGAGGGAGGTTTGTTTGCTTACATCCACTCTGGCTCCTATGACCACCTGCCAGACCGCATCCACCTCTTCCGAGTTCATTTTCCCAAGGAGATTGGAGTATTGCTTGTAGAGAGACACCAGGGTATAAACTGCCTGTGAAGGAATCATTTTGCACAGTTACCACGACAGCCTGCACAGCTCTGGTGGTGTCTCAGGGTTACCTAGTGTGAATTAGCAAAATTACTCTTCATACACTTGATGTACTGACAAGGATACAAACTGGAATGCAAGTACTTGACTCAAATTGGCActttatttgcaaaattaaaactGTGTCTTCTTGTTTCAGGCTTAAGTATGGCTCATGCCATTCTTCTGCTGGAACTCAGTTCATGGCCTTAGAAAGGCTGAGAAGGGCAATAAAATGCCCAAGAACAGAGAGCTCAGTACACAGGTAATATCAATAACTGTTGCGAGTTTCTTCAGCCCCAGTTCTGAGTTCCAGGGTCATTTTGCCTAAGTAAGAAAAGGGACTTCTTACAAGAGCAtggaatgacaggacaaggggaatggaTTCACgctgacagagggcaggtttGAATGAGATGTTAGGGAAAgattcttggctgtgagggtgggaaggtcctggcacaggctgcccagagaagctgtggctgccccatccctggaagtgtccaaagccaggctggacagggcttggagcaacctgggatagtgaaatgtgtccctgctcatgggactggatgagctttaaggtccttccaaccccaaaccattctggggttGTCTAATTTTAACCCAAAagcaacagtttaaaaaaagctaaaagtAAGTTCCACATTTGGTGTAGAACAGTGATCCCATGGCTCCTGAGGGACCTGACATGTTCAACCCCCCTCACCTCCTGggttaaattaattttgcaaaagCCCCTTTTGAGCGTGGTTTAAGAGGTGTAGcttgtgccagagcagctggcactgccagcagtggctggtGCCAGGCGTGAGGCCCCCGAGCTCACCTTGGTGTACTCGGTGAGCGCCTCGATCAGCGCGTACGTGGTCTGGGAGAGCAGCGTGGCCGTGCTGTCTGTCACCAGGGACACGGCTCTTCTGATCAGGGCATCGTTGCTGAGGGACCccgagctctgctgctgcaacacaAGACACCCGTGTGACCCCGTGTGACCTCGTGTGACCTCGTGTGACCTCGCCATTGCCCTCCCCAAGGATGCCACACAAACACAGAGGCGAGGAAAAGCCCGGCTGCGAggctgcacagccaggctcccccTGAGGATGCAACCCCGGGGGGAGAAGAGGACAAGGAGGAGGGTTTGGGTGTTAAACCGGTGCAAggagggggtgctgggggtaCCTCCACGACGGGGACAGCGCACagggccacccccagccccacggcCTGGTGCCAGCGGCCGCTCCTGCCCGCGAGGCCTCGCTGCCGGACGCCGGCCAGGACTGGGAAGCTGCGTCTGGAAAAGCAAGAGGCAAAGTTTAGCAGCAGAAACATCCCAGTGTGGGGTGGGAAACGGGGATCACGGAGGAGGAGAACACCACCCAGAAGCTCTAGGAGGGGAacctgtctgtgccaggctTCTGTGATGCAGCTGCGTGATGGTGGATGAGTAAGTTTGTTTCAAATTTTGTATTA
The nucleotide sequence above comes from Vidua macroura isolate BioBank_ID:100142 chromosome 18, ASM2450914v1, whole genome shotgun sequence. Encoded proteins:
- the DIABLO gene encoding diablo IAP-binding mitochondrial protein isoform X1, with translation MAAGGRWLRSCCSVLRRSFPVLAGVRQRGLAGRSGRWHQAVGLGVALCAVPVVEQQSSGSLSNDALIRRAVSLVTDSTATLLSQTTYALIEALTEYTKAVYTLVSLYKQYSNLLGKMNSEEVDAVWQVVIGARVDMTTKQQEYLRLESSWMTALRLSEMAAEAAYQSGADQASVTARSHIQVVKSQVQEVRLLSQKAETKLAEAQTDELIKARGEDSSLPQVGLGNADDDPYLRED
- the DIABLO gene encoding diablo IAP-binding mitochondrial protein isoform X2; the protein is MAAGGRWLRSCCSVLRRSFPVLAGVRQRGLAGRSGRWHQAVGLGVALCAVPVVEQSSGSLSNDALIRRAVSLVTDSTATLLSQTTYALIEALTEYTKAVYTLVSLYKQYSNLLGKMNSEEVDAVWQVVIGARVDMTTKQQEYLRLESSWMTALRLSEMAAEAAYQSGADQASVTARSHIQVVKSQVQEVRLLSQKAETKLAEAQTDELIKARGEDSSLPQVGLGNADDDPYLRED